A genomic stretch from Rhineura floridana isolate rRhiFlo1 chromosome 18, rRhiFlo1.hap2, whole genome shotgun sequence includes:
- the LOC133372556 gene encoding cortexin-1-like — translation MDDASALDYKLLSPGQAEPVPNALGMDAEQKTVFAFVIFLLVFLVMLMVRCFRILLDPYSRMPASSWTDHKEGLERGQFDYALV, via the coding sequence ATGGATGACGCCTCGGCGCTGGATTACAAATTGCTCTCCCCGGGGCAGGCGGAGCCTGTCCCCAACGCCCTCGGGATGGACGCAGAGCAAAAGACGGTCTTTGCCTTTGTCATCTTTTTGCTGGTCTTCTTGGTGATGCTGATGGTGCGTTGTTTCCGGATCCTCCTCGACCCGTACAGCCGGATGCCGGCCTCGTCCTGGACCGACCACAAGGAGGGGCTGGAGAGAGGCCAGTTTGATTACGCTCTGGTGTAG
- the LOC133372740 gene encoding fibrillin-2-like produces the protein MISLQLKMATPQASLMSIHSFSIVTKFLARWINFLLRHCVSGLGFGKEAYLPAPLEEEEENLLSPEACYECKINGYPKSGRHRRSVNGTGEHQKLDVSLASIDVGAPMVVALNLSNLGPKEHILELLPAMAPLENRVRYIIAHRNQAGYFHIHQKEGLSYLHLARKQAALGTYMLEIASVPLYHKRELRELEALKDLDYLTGELGEALKMRLQLHLF, from the exons ATGATCAGTCTGCAGTTGAAAATGGCAACCCCACAAGCTTCTCTAATGTCCATACATTCCTTCTCAATTGTCACCAAATTTCTCGCCCGTTGGATCAATTTTTTGCTAAG GCACTGTGTCTCGGGACTCGGATTTGGCAAAGAGGcctaccttcctgctcccctagaggaagaagaggagaatcTACTCTCCCCCGAAGCTTGTTACGAGTGCAAGATCAACGGTTACCCCAAGAGTGGACGGCACCGGCGCAGCGTCAACGGCACCGGCGAGCACCAg AAACTGGACGTCAGCCTGGCCAGCATCGACGTGGGCGCCCCCATGGTGGTCGCACTCAACCTTTCCAACCTGGGTCCCAAGGAGCACATCCTCGAGCTGCTGCCTGCCATGGCCCCGCTGGAGAACCGCGTCCGCTACATCATCGCCCACAGGAACCAAGCGGGCTACTTCCACATCCACCAGAAGGAAGGTCTCAGCTACCTGCACTTAGCCCGCAAGCAGGCCGCCCTCGGCACTTACATGCTGGAGATTGCCAGCGTCCCCCTCTACCACAAGCGGGAGCTGCGGGAACTAGAGGCCCTGAAGGATCTCGACTACCTCACTGGAGAGCTGGGCGAGGCGCTCAAGATGAGGTTGCAGCTCCATCTCTTTTAA